TTACTCATCTTATTGATATAATtttatacacatatatataacatgcTTAGCGGTGTAGTTACGTAGTACAGTAGCGTGTTAATAAATATAGAGACAATCTCCTAAATACATTTATAAAACATGTCTAATTTATAAAAAACTCAAAACAGTATTTCGGATTTGAGGAGACCTATACACGGTTTTTTTCATTTCATGTGAAATATGTGTGTGCAGTGTGCAGGATTCGAACCAAAAATCTCTCACCTCACGCGTAACTTTCATTTTCATCTCACCTCCACAACAAATCTGACTTACACAAGATATGTTTTCGTTTTGAGTTCACCCGTGAAGAACCTTCTAGTTTACTTTTTTGATACGCTTTATGACGTGCCTACATGCTAGTTACCATTCAAAGCATATCTAACCTCgtattattttgaaacattttGACAATCATGTAAAAAGCATCTTTACATAACTATAGATATTGTCTGATATGCTTTCTAACATGTCTAGACTATTATAAAGACGCTTTAAAGCGTGTCTAACTTTGTGTCTTTTTGAGATGATTTCAGTAACGTGATAAAAAATCTTTTTTATAACACTACTGACGCTATAAGCGTGTCTAATATCGTGATACTTTAACATGTCCTAGAAATCGTGTCAAAAAGCATCTTTATGCGCTAGCGTAGAGACGCTTTCAGCCAGCGTTTTAGCAGTGAGGTCACCTACCATATAGAAAAATATGAACATAAAAATATGAACATCCATACCGAATCGAGGACTCTGAGCCCGGTAGGCAGATTCTACTGCAAGAAACATAACCAACTAACATATGTTCGGTTCGCCTTTAATTCCCTAACAGAAAAAGATGACAACCTCTAATCCTATTCGGGGTGTTATCGACTCTGCTGCGTTGAAAAAGAGGAGTGAGCGAACTTCCTTCTCCGAGCACCGCCGAGCTTGACCCAGATCCGGCCCCTCTCTAGGTCCCCGGCGAgcttgccggcggcgagagggagTGGGCCGGTCCCTTTACTTTCCTTATTCTAGTCATAGCTATTAGTTAGTGTCTCGAGTCTGCCTGGATGGGCGTCGGGCAGCCGATGGGGCTCGGCTGCCACTCcctcactgccgccgccgctgccggctTTGCAGTAGTCGTGCTTCTCATCATCGGCTGCGGCGGGCTTGAGGTGAGTACGAATAAAATAAATCCCCACTCCCTTCCCATCCAAGCGAATCCATCCCCTTCCATCTCCGCCCATGGCTCTTTGGATTCGTTCATTCCCATCCCCGATTCGGCTGTGATTGCTGTGGATCCGGACATCGGAGAGGTCGATCCGGCCATCTGCGCTACAGATCCGCTGGGCCAGGCCTTCTCCATGGCTGAGGCCTGAGTCTACTTCGATTCCGGTCGTCTTCACTGCCTCCGCTGCCATTCGTCCCCAAGTATCAGCCGTGCTTCTTGGGAACAGATGCGCCTCCCCACCGGCGCTCGTCCCCAAGCAGCTACTACTATCCAACAAGCAAgtcgcgctcctcctcctcagAAGCCACGCCAATGGCCCCAGGGTTCATCGCCGATCGCCGGCCACCATGGAAGCTCATCGTGCCAATCTTTTACACTCCAGAACTATTGTTCAACCTCACGCACTTCGCTGGAGATGCTTGTGGTTTGTGGTCACGATGACCCCACCTCAACCTCAGCTCGTTGAAGCAGGAGGCCCTTTCCACCCCCGGCGCCCTCGACGTCAGTCAACGGCGGCGAGCTCACCAGCGTTTACGTCGCCATCTTGGAGATCCAGCGATTCGGCTAGCATTTTTTTTCCTTGTACCGAATGCCGACACTTTGTTCGGGTACGTTGGAGGCTGTAAATGTGCGTGTCCTTCGGGACCTGACTTGTACTCTTCGCTATCTATGAGGGTGATTTTGTAAGCTGCTTTTATattatatataaaatataaagtataaaaaaaagaaaaagatgcCCTGCCGACCCCTGACGGACAGGCCTGGCTCTGGCCCCTAGGCAGTGAATCGCCCGTAGGCCTGCACTTGATTGAAATCCAAGGGTTGCTAGCCGCCTGGCTCGCTGCCTGCTCACGCCGCCTCGCGTCCGCGTAATCACATCCTCGCCGAGACGCCGACGCTGAGGCCGAGTCGTCGCCAACCGGTAGCCGGCTCGCAGCTTCGGTGCTCCGCACCACACCAGTATGTAAGGCAGGCACGGCGGCATCACCGACGCAAGGGGCAAAGTCGAATGCCCTCTGCCCCTCTTGTCTCTTAATGTTTTGAATTCTTGAAGCAAACAAGCGGTGAGTTGTTTTCTTATTGATTTGTTTCATTAATCCGATTGGTAGTGTACTAGATTATAATTCCAGATTTTCTGTCACCATTATTTACTCTCCTAGTCCATGCATAATTTAGGTCTTGGATGTTGTCAAAGAAGCAACCATCGGATGCTCAGAAAAGGGGAAAGAAGAAACCAAGATGATTAGTTGGTTGAACCGCAGAGAGATGCTTTACTTAATTTTTCGCAGCTTCGAGTGATGTTGTCGTAGAGCTTGGCTCAAATACTCTTATTTGAGGTAATCATACTAGTATTATCTGTTGTTCTTTTAGTTTACACTATCAGCATTATTGTTTTCCAACAATTAAAATATTTGTTAGTAATCCTATCACGTAAGAAATGAAAAAAGTAGCCAATGGGGTCCATAGTATCTGCCTATCTGGTTCACTTTAGGGCCGTTAAAATCACAGTGACGGCCATGCTGACGGACGATCCAAGATTCATAGGATAGGAGAATCCCCAGACGGAGAGGaccatatatttatttatagaATAGGAGAATCCAGTACTTTGTCTGGTAGTGATATTTTTCTTTTGTGCAGTATATATATGATTTTCTCCAGACTTCTCCGAACTCTGCTCGCTCATTCTTCCTCGAGGTGCCAACTTCCACCAAGAAACAAACAATGGCGCCTGCTTCACCGAAGAAtctctctgccgccgccgccgccgccgccgtcctcctcctaATACTCGTCATCCTGGCCACCGGCGGTACGTACTTTTGATTAATCTTTTGGCTAATTATTAACGGCGATGTTTGCATACATGTTCATGCTGCCCGCATTCCTGCAGAGGCGGCGTCCGCTGCGGAACAAACGTGCAGGCACCTGAGCGGCAGTTATAAAGGGATCTGCGTTTTCAACCCCAGCTGCTACTTCGCATGCACAGACGAGAGCGCGGGAAACATAGACGGGGCATGTCACATCTTGCGATGCTGGTGCTATACCAGATGCCCCTCTGAGATTGTCGCTGCTGCTAGCGCTCCTATGATCCAGCCGTAAGCCCGTAACACACTGATCCCTGCCTAGCTTTCCTTAAAGAAAGGTTGATCCCTTCCGGTCCCTCATGTAATAGCATGCTGCTAATGCTGCCGGTAGCTTATCTGTGTTGCGACATAATAAATGTGCTGGACTTGTGGATCAAAACAAATTGGTATTTTTATCTTGAGAACATACTATTTGTCCCACCGGCTTGTTCTTGATGACGACCTCCCGTTCGCCGCGCCTGAGTGGTTGATTGCTTAGCATAGTTTGATAGCAATAGTTAAAGATGAGTTCCGATAGCAACTCCTTGCAAAGTCAGCCTTCCAGATTCTACACAGTGCCGCTGTCTCTCGAAGACATAGCGCAGCACCATCGCCGGTCCTAATTGGCGGCGCGCAGCCACAGAAGAAGAGTATACTGCGTTGTTGTCCAAGAAAACGTGGGACCTTCACTACTACAATCCCACATCCATGCCTCAGACTAGTTAGAACCCTCCGGTAGAAGCTCCTTTAGTCTCCGCGCATGCGCTTCTCTCAGTCTCTCGAGAAAAGGCAAACATCATTTCTAACGCCACATTTGTCTGCACTTGCTGCATTCCCATGCTTTGAATCTGTGACCTGTTGCTTCGTGAGTAACTACACTATACCATCAATAGTGACTAAATGAGTGATGTAATCCTTTTATATTAACCTTTCCAAATATTTATAAAATTCTAGAGGCCACAACTTTAATCCAATTAAGTTGCTACCTTTTGTGGTTGTTCCTTGCACGCTCTTGCTTCCAcgaaaaataacaaaaaaataaTATAAAAAGAAAAAATTGGCGTACGAAAATTGATTTATAAGTCATGAAAATTTATTTAATTCataaaaaatagcaaaacatTTCAAAAAACTCCTAAACTCCTCCATGGCAACTTATATGTAGTATAAAACATATAAGAAATATTTCCATCTGATATGAGCAAAAATAATGTTTTAGGGTGTACAAATTTCATAGTTTGCCTTGATGTATGAAAGAGTGCAAGAGATTTATGTGTTTGTGAATAATGTATAGTCTAATTTTCTTGAAATGCGTTAGATTTTTTATATTAAAAAAGAAGGTTATACACCAATAAAAGGATTCCATGACAACTTTTATAATTTTCGGACAACTTTTagatattattattattattacaaGTAAAGGAGTAAATTAAAGTGTGAATTATCCATAGCAAACCTATTAATTTTAAGGATATAATACTATCCTTATATATTATTTTTCTAGTATTTGTTAAGAACTATTTGAGATACATGTAGATCAAATTAGAATTACTCAGAATAAGTACACCTAGAAATTCATTTGATAGTTAGAAAATAGCAAACCATTTCAAAGAAAATCCAAAACTCCTCCATGTCAACATATATGTAGTATAAGACATGTAAAAAATATGTCCATGTATTATGAGGAAAAATAACGTTTTAGGCTGTGCAAACAAACGGGTGTTGCACTTCTTTAATATTAAACATTTCAAATCTTCATGATTTTCTAGAGACCATAGCTTAGATCCAATTGGGCTGAAATTTCTTTTATTGTCCCTTATGTGCTCCTAGTCTAAGAAACAATAtctgaaaaataaaataaaaataaaaaaattgatgTGCACTATAGCTTAGAACCTGTGAAAATGGATTTTCACAGGTGGTTTGTGACTGGAACCAGCTGTGAAAATGCAGTTGATTTTCACAGCCAGGTCTAGCCACAAACCGGATGTGAAAATGATTTTCACAGCCGGTTTACTTACAACTCGGCTGTGAAAATGTAACAGTGCCACTTTTTGAAAACTGGCTATGAAAACGCTGACTAGAAAAATCAATTTTGTAGTAGTGTGTAGTCGACGCTGCTGAGGATGGCAACCAGACCAGCGGGCATGGAGAGGCCGGCCAGCGGCCAGGAACTGGTGGAGGAGAGACGGGAAAGAGTGGATGAGAGTAGGGCACTGGTGGAGGAGAGTAGGGCGTGGGCAGCAGGAGCGCTCACATTTATAAACAATTATATTGATCCTGTTTCCAAACAAGAACCAAAGCTTCTAATTAGTACCTGTCGCTGCAGCCGGGATTAGAGACGGAGGCCTTTCGTTTGGCTGGGAAACCGGACAAAGGTTCCCCAATCGGGATTAAAGAGAAGTTTTGTAATATATATTACTTGCTTCACTGCTGACGCAATGAGGAAACACTAAGATGACCTCAGCAGAGTCTCTCGTGGTAAAGTAGCATCTACTGAGATCTAGATTAAATCACACTATATCAGCATGTTGCCTCATTACAACATCACATACGTGTACTTCAGCTCGCGCGAGGCTAGGGCAGCGGCAAACTTCGGGAGACTACCAGTTCTGGCTGCTGTAACATCCCGGGTTTTTCCCATGTTTCTCATGTTGGGAAGCTAACATGAAGATTGGGAGCTATAGAGGTGGGGTATAGAAGGCCTTCATCAAGAGTGGTGGAACAACAAATTGGAGGCACcaaagatttggatctaaacCTTCACAATATTGAGGATGAATCCCTCTTGCTCTCTTGCAAGATCTCCTTTCCAATCaccttcttctccctctcttctctcttctccttGTGGAGGCTCTATTTTGAAATTTTCGTGGGTCTCTCTCTCCATGTTTCCATAGGCTTCTTCCTTATCCTGGAAGGCTGCACACATTGTGCTAAATATACCAAAGTTGGTCCATACCTTAGGCTATCTCCCTTACATGTGGGGCTGCTCACTAGGAGCTTAGTTACTCTCCTCACTGCTCATATTATGAGGAGGATTTCCCAACACTAAACACTCTCTCCACTGTTCTTAGCACAGATGGAAAAAAAATCAGCAAAAGCCCCTTCGATCACATCTCTGTAAGGGCAACCACTCAAAGGATAGTAGGAGACAAACTCAGCCCAGAACAAGTATAGCACGATGACTAGGTGGTGGCCAGAGCAACAAAGCCAAACAACTAGCTCACGCAAACAAAACTGAGCACTAGTACTGACAATTGAAAGGAACAGGGGACCAAATCATGACCATCCAAGCAAGACATTCAAACAATGTTTGGATACAAAGAAACAATGTTTGGAACATACATATTTTTGAGAATGATGCGACAGTAACAGATAAATTAAAGCGGAAGACCGAGTCTTTGACCTTGCTTATATTACTTTAGAAAACAAGGCGAACTATAGGGGCACTTAATAAAAAGCATGGCCCGAGCGACGATGACTCTGTTCTTGTAGGTTGTGCCTCTGATTGAAGAGACCACACTGACTCTGCAATGGAGAACACAATAACGTGATGTAGTCACTGTGCCTCTCTGATGATCCAGTCGGCCACGAGGTTGACAGGCGGGCATGGCCGCAGTTCATGCAGATGGTAGAGGCCTTTGACATCAAGAGAGCTGCGGCCCACTTGGACTTTCCCTATGGTCACCGGATGAGCTTCTCGAAGAACATCGCGCTTTGGTAAAATATCGATGTCAATCTGGCGAGCAAGCCTGTGAATCTGAAGCTCCTTCACATCCGTGCCCTCGAGGATAATAGCAAACTGGTCTTGCCGAAGCTGATCCTCCAGCTGACTAGTTAATTCAGTCATAAGTTGGCTCACAGAGACCAGGTTGGCGGGCAGACCTGGAACATGCAGGACGTTCTGGATTGTCACCCCGTAGGCCCCGGTAATGTTCCCGATGCCAGCAACCGGAAGGAGCCTGTCGTTCGCGACGTGGACGTCCCGGATAATGTGCGCGGGGAACCTGGTGTCTGTGCTTTCTATGTTGGTCTCTCGGTCACGGTCCAGGAGTGTTCCGTCTGGAACCATGTGGTGAGTCGCGCCGCTGTCCAGAATGAAGACACTTGGGTCGTATGGATCTTCAGCAGCAGCATAATAGGCCATGCCGACATGGATCGGCAACTCTCTTGGATCATCCGGCCTCCTGCAAGAGTATACGTACGTATACAGTGGTAGATATACTACGTGCATGCATGCGTGGATAGCATCAGGCAATTACATCTCATTTAACTCACATTTTACGTACCTGTTCAAGCGTGGGAGCCCAAACCGGTCTAGCACACGCTGCATCGCGGCCCCCCCTTGCTTTGCTTGAGATGCTGCTGCTTCATCATCCAACGGCAACTCCTGCTGTGATCCCTCTTGATCACACGTTTCTTCCAGCTTCGGCTGCTGTAGTCCTGTGGGCAAGGTTGCATCGGCGTCCTGCATGCATTCAAGTGATACCTTATTGTATTGATTGCGGCGGATCGATCGACCGATCGATCCTAGCTAAGGATTAAATCAAATCGATCATCAATACCGCGTACCTGGCCGATGATCAGATATTGCAACACGTATCTGCCGTCGCGTAAGACAGCCAGGCCAGCAATCTCTCCACTCTCTAACTCCAGCGTGCAATGGTCCGGCCCAAAGTTGGCAGACATGTTATGATCATTAGAGAGCTTGCACACGGAGATGATGTTCAATACTCGGCCGATGTCCGGAACATAGCGCACATCCGGGATATTGAATTTCTCCGTCTGTACCGACCCGCTCCCACGAATAGGAAAGGGCATTCCAACCAACCCAGTCATAAACTCGACAGGATTCTCCACAAGCTGGAATTCGTGCAGCAAATCTCTGTCCGAGGTAAAGTGGAAGGAGGTGCCCGAGTCCAGAACCCACTCGTCGGAACCCATGGTGAAGTGCAGTCCAATGGAAGATCTTGACTTCTGAAATTAACCGAAGGATGATGCATTATTGTCGCTCCACAGCTAAAATTCTAGTGCTTTATTGCTTGCTTCTTTGTTCAGGCCCGGATTTTTCTCTGTCCGATGGATACGTACGTGCAGCTAAATAATAATGTAGCACATCAATTTGCTGTATCAGTAAATAAGATCCTAGTCATCGTCAGTCTAGGCCTTCTTATCTTACCATTACTAATTGGATGCTTATTTTAAAATCTTCACGTTAATCATGATGAGACAGGCGTACTAGAAAAAAAGATAAATCTACAAATTTCTCATAAAAATAATAAATATCCGGGTGCCAATCCAATAGACGACTGCAATCATCATAGCCACTGGATCTATTGTGTCTCCTAAAAAGAATAACCACACATGCCACACTGAAAATTAACCTAAAACAACCCCGTTCTTCATCTAAATTACATACATATTCCATAATAAAAAATAACATAGAGTAACTCACTAAATTTGCATCTAAAATACTCACATATCCATTATAAACAAAATATATGGTAAATAGCTAAAGTTGCATCTAATTTAACTCCAAACATCATTATAAAAAGAGTACTACAAAGTACACCGGTATATACTAAATTACTTATTTCTTCCTTTGATATTTTACTAACATAAGTTATATATGCATGGCATGTATAGCCATGTAGACAAAATGTGTGAGGACCAATGGTGGTCACTCTTGGATGATGAGTGATTGAGAACCGTTGAGTGGGCTGATGTGTCTCTTGGCTCGTGATGTGCAGGTGCAGCATGCGACATGGCGGCCGACGGCGCGGTGAAGATTAGGCGAAAGGTTCATGCCGATGCACCAAGGGCGGTGAAGGGTGAATATGAGTAGGCTTCGACCAAGGGGCCCGAGGAGTCCAGTCGAAGTCACATGCAATCCGCATGGTGCCAGGAAGAGCAAGAGTACATGACAAGATGGAGATGGCGTCGTTCGAGTTAAGTGGGACGGAGGCGTCAAAGGCTTGCAGGAGGCCAGACACACGTCAACATCGAGGAGGTCGCGTGGCGGCCAAGGAGCCATGGACAGTTTACGTGGTTTGGGCCTCAAAACCACCATCCAGGTAGGTTAGCCGATTTGGGCCTCAAAACTAGGGGGTGCCTTTAGTGCGGCTTGATGGCGGGATGGAGGGCACATGGAGCCATCACAAAGCTTGTGTTGAGGCGAAGCTAAATCCTAGAGGCGGCACGTCCGTTCGATGCATCTGTAAAAAGTTGGACCATCTTGCCCCTCTGCGGGTGTGTATCTTATTTTCTGTAGCAGGGGTAATTTAGCCTTTAGCCAACCAGTACATGTAGTGGGGATGGCTTGTTGGAACCTATCTCTTGGAACCCGAACTTCATTTCCCATGTCttagagagagaggaagagagaagagagagatcTACGTTTACTCAGCGTAGGCGCTTGGCAGTGGCCTAGCGCCTAGCCCTTTCTTGAACCTTTGTTAAGAATTACTTTTAGCTGCCAAATTTTTTTCGCCTTTTAAAGATTTTGAATACCTTTACCCTGGGCCCGCCCCTACCGATGTATCGGCCTAGGCTGGATTCCATCTCGCCTCTCGCCGCCCTGCTCATTACGGCATGCTACTCGGCTTCTCTCTGCTCGCCGTCCTGTGGATGCCCGCCGCTACTCGAGGCATGGATCCCGCAGCGAGGCCCTTTGCCGACGGCGCTGCCGGCGAGTCCACCCGCACGGACCCTAGGGAGAcgctagcgccgccgccacagcGTGGCCCCTTTTGTAGCGGGCGAGTCCACCCTAGGGGTGCTCAGTGAGGAAGCCCGCACGTACTGCTTCCCACGGCAAACCACCCACCGTCTGCTCCTTTTAGATGGCCTGGCCAACATTGCCGCTGCCACACATGGATGTCGTGGCCTTGCTCAGTTGCTCACCGTGAGTGCTTGTGCCGGATTTGGGCTggagaaagagagaagagagggaagagATGAACAAAAAATTCCTTATGAGTCCCATTCGAAGAAACCATCCGTTAGAGTTCGGAGTTTCTAAGATGGTGTCTTGCTGATTTGACAGTATGAACTACTTATAGACATCAATTCTCGCCTGCAACTGCGAGAAAAGTTGTATACCCTGTGGAATACACTTAGGCCCCCAAAGCTCCCTCGCCGGAATCCTAGGCAGCTGGCCATGCTTAGCAGCACGATCTACTCCCAAGTTCCATATCGTGCCCTTGTGACCCAAAGGAGAAataaaagaagaggaaaaggaaaCACGAAAAAGCTGAGGCACTTACAGGCAGATTTCACGTCAAAAGAAGATAGTAGCTAAGATTTACCAGGGACTGCTGCTGAAGTTGGATACTAATTTTGAGGCCTCCGGAGGCAGGGGAGCTTCTACTAGAAAAACAGGCCCCGGTACAAGGAGGCTAGTGTGGGAGATGTTAGGTTGATCTCCAAAACCCCCTCAGAGTCCTAACGGATCCGAGAGGGCCTTGCCctcacgcgccctgatcgggggcgtacCAGCACGatctagctggtgggcccccatcGCACTGCGCCATATAAaaggaggtgggggccagcggcacacgGCACGAGATTCACCGGCGCCGCAGCCACCCCACCGAcacaaccctaaccctagctgatcTAGAGGAGaggcgcagcagcggcgggaagCTCCTCCGGCCATCTCCCTCGACCTCGAGCTCGCGGACTCATCCacaccgccggccaccgcgaCCTTGTACGCCTACGGCCGGACCGCCC
Above is a genomic segment from Panicum hallii strain FIL2 chromosome 8, PHallii_v3.1, whole genome shotgun sequence containing:
- the LOC112903389 gene encoding uncharacterized protein LOC112903389, translated to MGSDEWVLDSGTSFHFTSDRDLLHEFQLVENPVEFMTGLVGMPFPIRGSGSVQTEKFNIPDVRYVPDIGRVLNIISVCKLSNDHNMSANFGPDHCTLELESGEIAGLAVLRDGRYVLQYLIIGQDADATLPTGLQQPKLEETCDQEGSQQELPLDDEAAASQAKQGGAAMQRVLDRFGLPRLNRRPDDPRELPIHVGMAYYAAAEDPYDPSVFILDSGATHHMVPDGTLLDRDRETNIESTDTRFPAHIIRDVHVANDRLLPVAGIGNITGAYGVTIQNVLHVPGLPANLVSVSQLMTELTSQLEDQLRQDQFAIILEGTDVKELQIHRLARQIDIDILPKRDVLREAHPVTIGKVQVGRSSLDVKGLYHLHELRPCPPVNLVADWIIREAQ